A window of the Cucurbita pepo subsp. pepo cultivar mu-cu-16 chromosome LG01, ASM280686v2, whole genome shotgun sequence genome harbors these coding sequences:
- the LOC111799678 gene encoding uncharacterized protein LOC111799678 — translation MADLSSNKRLRLDSADSESDTPEVKRLKDDLLGLLDDADPDPVVQDLDSVIQSFADEISPVSSPPSLPAAIDESLPELGYLLVASDDELGLPPSEASTSHGGEAEAAELTRASSESSGMGEIWGFEDAIPSYESFELGEGGRFYNDTEYVALDGLFEHSDVYSVFS, via the coding sequence ATGGCGGATCTTTCCTCAAACAAGCGCCTCCGACTCGACTCAGCCGACTCGGAGTCCGACACACCGGAGGTCAAGCGTCTCAAAGACGACCTCCTCGGCCTTCTCGACGACGCCGACCCTGATCCCGTTGTTCAGGATCTCGATTCCGTCATCCAGAGTTTCGCCGACGAGATCTCCCCGGTCTCCTCTCCGCCGTCGCTCCCGGCAGCGATCGACGAGTCCTTGCCGGAGCTCGGGTACCTTCTCGTGGCCTCAGACGATGAGCTTGGACTCCCTCCGTCTGAGGCCTCCACCAGCCACGGCGGTGAAGCGGAGGCAGCGGAACTGACTCGAGCGTCGTCGGAGTCGTCCGGGATGGGAGAGATTTGGGGATTTGAAGATGCGATTCCGAGTTACGAGTCGTTCGAGTTGGGGGAAGGAGGGAGATTCTATAACGATACCGAATATGTTGCGTTGGATGGACTTTTTGAACATTCCGATGTGTACTCTGTTTTCTCGTGA